CAGCGACCTTTTAATTCTTTGCGCCAGCCGGCATATGTTCCAAAACAAGATCTCCGGAAGAGGCGTCGAGAAAGCGCACAAATGAAGGAGTCACTTTGAACATCACAAAATCTGAAGCGCCTTTAATGTAATATTTGCTCTGATTTTTTGATTCAAAAAAACCAAGCGTTTCGGCCGTTTTGTCTTCCGGGATGAATTCAACTTTCCCGCGGATTTCAACCGCCTTAAGCGGGTCTAGTTTTTCCTCCACGACGGTAAGCGAGACATAAGGGTG
The Candidatus Curtissbacteria bacterium DNA segment above includes these coding regions:
- a CDS encoding pyridoxamine 5'-phosphate oxidase family protein; the protein is MSEKELKGIIKDFLNDHRKAVLSTVGDDEHPTTSLMLYAIDDDLNVYFGTRKAFGKYSVIKRHPYVSLTVVEEKLDPLKAVEIRGKVEFIPEDKTAETLGFFESKNQSKYYIKGASDFVMFKVTPSFVRFLDASSGDLVLEHMPAGAKN